The following are from one region of the Apostichopus japonicus isolate 1M-3 chromosome 17, ASM3797524v1, whole genome shotgun sequence genome:
- the LOC139984960 gene encoding uncharacterized protein isoform X1 translates to MAEDSNNEVDAIKKITLIQATFRGRLARLKIREAQQIYRDTVESMEGVTKADELQWVVHGCIPVPVHKQKEPDVAMFMRRLTERNFPDKTRRVVDMAGTSNSDSDTGTYVVSTSEKYSSIASVESSTLSSKTTSLVDGDFKSDEENTDETGSKISDRSQQKLDNKNFEEFCDTSDMNMENKMEEGSVGEELASEPNKDRKTVDGRNTKKNGKTQTNDEDDSTKNFQMETESRKIVSQGDDSLHQKDLVIGELSDGQCHRNSEEFRTEEEQDGPSRGSKEESEFNQMEIRQQRSDGKETVQSDLESSEMELAGENVHERCDRNQECGAVNERLQEGMTDEDEDGENLKKQEQERRLVSGGEEKGAGITQHVDNESKQNETSSKTTTMQVNEKLSTDFEGNEVEISSGEVTSLDRNGESSKEADGKSKVISEGREIEEKRKTEFENGTASFIPPSPISHQRLPDNEQNLLSSSPILSHDATELSVLSQSNNGLKNGVSAVDGDSTMLTKVSSLAASSSVWEDTSVWESGEESAMGTSGYPQDLTELQALRKNVAMELLWVQQAIESRKSYLRLKTNLEDKAKSQNLQT, encoded by the exons ATGGCGGAAGATTCGAACAACGAAGTCGATGCGATTAAGAAAATAACTCTGATACAG GCTACTTTTCGTGGTCGACTTGCAAGGTTGAAAATCAGAGAAGCACAACAAATCTACAGGGACACAGTGGAGTCAATGGAGGGGGTTACTAAGGCAGATGAACTCCAGTGGGTCGTGCATGGTTGTATACCAGTCCCTGTCCACAAACAGAAG GAGCCAGACGTTGCTATGTTCATGAGAAGGTTGACTGAGAGAAATTTTCCAGACAAGACAAGAAGAGTAGTAGATATGGCTGGTACATCAAACAGTGACTCTGACACAGGGACCTATGTAGTTAGCACTTCAGAGAAATACTCCAGTATTGCATCTGTAGAGAGTAGCACCCTATCTAGTAAAACGACCTCTTTGGTTGATGGAGATTTTAAGAGCGACGAAGAAAACACAGATGAAACCGGAAGTAAAATATCGGATAGAAGTCAACAAAAGTTAGATAACAAGAATTTTGAAGAGTTTTGTGACACTTCAGATATGAATATGGAAAACAAAATGGAGGAGGGCTCAGTGGGAGAAGAATTAGCAAGTGAACCTAACAAGGACCGTAAAACAGTAGATGGAAGGAATACCAAAAAGAATGGCAAAACTCAAACTAACGATGAAGATGATTCAACAAAGAATTTTCAAATGGAAACAGAATCAAGAAAAATCGTGAGCCAGGGTGACGACAGTTTACATCAGAAAGATTTGGTAATTGGAGAACTGAGCGATGGACAGTGCCATCGGAATTCTGAAGAATTTCGAACAGAAGAGGAGCAAGATGGACCATCGAGAGGAAGCAAGGAAGAGTCAGAATTTAATCAGATGGAGATAAGACAGCAGAGAAGTGATGGCAAAGAGACAGTGCAGAGTGATTTGGAATCCTCTGAGATGGAACTTGCAGGTGAAAATGTTCATGAAAGGTGTGATAGGAATCAAGAGTGTGGAGCAGTCAATGAGAGGCTGCAAGAGGGGATGacagatgaagatgaagatgggGAGAATTTGAAGAAGCAGGAGCAGGAGCGAAGGCTAGTATCTGGTGGAGAAGAGAAAGGAGCTGGAATAACACAGCATGTTGATAATGAAagcaaacaaaatgaaacttcCAGCAAAACTACGACCATGCAGGTCAATGAGAAATTATCGACCGACTTCGAAGGGAATGAGGTTGAAATTTCCTCAGGAGAGGTGACATCCCTCGATCGTAATGGGGAGAGTAGTAAGGAAGCCGATGGAAAGTCAAAAGTCATCTCAGAGGGAAGGGAGATAGAGGAGAAAAGGAAAACAGAGTTTGAGAATGGTACAGCTTCCTTCATACCTCCATCTCCTATTTCGCATCAACGTCTTCCCGACAATGAGCAAAACTTATTATCTTCGTCGCCCATTTTATCTCACGATGCGACGGAACTTTCTGTCCTTTCACAATCAAATAATGGATTGAAAAATGGCGTAAGTGCTGTAGATGGAGACTCTACTATGTTGACAAAAGTGAGTTCACTTGCTGCCTCTTCGTCTGTGTGGGAGGATACCTCAGTTTGGGAGTCAGGAGAGGAGTCTGCAATGG GTACATCAGGTTACCCTCAAGATCTGACAGAACTGCAAGCGTTACGGAAAAACGTCGCTATGGAACTTCTGTGGGTCCAGCAAGCCATAGAGAGTCGTAAATCG
- the LOC139984960 gene encoding uncharacterized protein isoform X2, whose amino-acid sequence MEGVTKADELQWVVHGCIPVPVHKQKEPDVAMFMRRLTERNFPDKTRRVVDMAGTSNSDSDTGTYVVSTSEKYSSIASVESSTLSSKTTSLVDGDFKSDEENTDETGSKISDRSQQKLDNKNFEEFCDTSDMNMENKMEEGSVGEELASEPNKDRKTVDGRNTKKNGKTQTNDEDDSTKNFQMETESRKIVSQGDDSLHQKDLVIGELSDGQCHRNSEEFRTEEEQDGPSRGSKEESEFNQMEIRQQRSDGKETVQSDLESSEMELAGENVHERCDRNQECGAVNERLQEGMTDEDEDGENLKKQEQERRLVSGGEEKGAGITQHVDNESKQNETSSKTTTMQVNEKLSTDFEGNEVEISSGEVTSLDRNGESSKEADGKSKVISEGREIEEKRKTEFENGTASFIPPSPISHQRLPDNEQNLLSSSPILSHDATELSVLSQSNNGLKNGVSAVDGDSTMLTKVSSLAASSSVWEDTSVWESGEESAMGTSGYPQDLTELQALRKNVAMELLWVQQAIESRKSYLRLKTNLEDKAKSQNLQT is encoded by the exons ATGGAGGGGGTTACTAAGGCAGATGAACTCCAGTGGGTCGTGCATGGTTGTATACCAGTCCCTGTCCACAAACAGAAG GAGCCAGACGTTGCTATGTTCATGAGAAGGTTGACTGAGAGAAATTTTCCAGACAAGACAAGAAGAGTAGTAGATATGGCTGGTACATCAAACAGTGACTCTGACACAGGGACCTATGTAGTTAGCACTTCAGAGAAATACTCCAGTATTGCATCTGTAGAGAGTAGCACCCTATCTAGTAAAACGACCTCTTTGGTTGATGGAGATTTTAAGAGCGACGAAGAAAACACAGATGAAACCGGAAGTAAAATATCGGATAGAAGTCAACAAAAGTTAGATAACAAGAATTTTGAAGAGTTTTGTGACACTTCAGATATGAATATGGAAAACAAAATGGAGGAGGGCTCAGTGGGAGAAGAATTAGCAAGTGAACCTAACAAGGACCGTAAAACAGTAGATGGAAGGAATACCAAAAAGAATGGCAAAACTCAAACTAACGATGAAGATGATTCAACAAAGAATTTTCAAATGGAAACAGAATCAAGAAAAATCGTGAGCCAGGGTGACGACAGTTTACATCAGAAAGATTTGGTAATTGGAGAACTGAGCGATGGACAGTGCCATCGGAATTCTGAAGAATTTCGAACAGAAGAGGAGCAAGATGGACCATCGAGAGGAAGCAAGGAAGAGTCAGAATTTAATCAGATGGAGATAAGACAGCAGAGAAGTGATGGCAAAGAGACAGTGCAGAGTGATTTGGAATCCTCTGAGATGGAACTTGCAGGTGAAAATGTTCATGAAAGGTGTGATAGGAATCAAGAGTGTGGAGCAGTCAATGAGAGGCTGCAAGAGGGGATGacagatgaagatgaagatgggGAGAATTTGAAGAAGCAGGAGCAGGAGCGAAGGCTAGTATCTGGTGGAGAAGAGAAAGGAGCTGGAATAACACAGCATGTTGATAATGAAagcaaacaaaatgaaacttcCAGCAAAACTACGACCATGCAGGTCAATGAGAAATTATCGACCGACTTCGAAGGGAATGAGGTTGAAATTTCCTCAGGAGAGGTGACATCCCTCGATCGTAATGGGGAGAGTAGTAAGGAAGCCGATGGAAAGTCAAAAGTCATCTCAGAGGGAAGGGAGATAGAGGAGAAAAGGAAAACAGAGTTTGAGAATGGTACAGCTTCCTTCATACCTCCATCTCCTATTTCGCATCAACGTCTTCCCGACAATGAGCAAAACTTATTATCTTCGTCGCCCATTTTATCTCACGATGCGACGGAACTTTCTGTCCTTTCACAATCAAATAATGGATTGAAAAATGGCGTAAGTGCTGTAGATGGAGACTCTACTATGTTGACAAAAGTGAGTTCACTTGCTGCCTCTTCGTCTGTGTGGGAGGATACCTCAGTTTGGGAGTCAGGAGAGGAGTCTGCAATGG GTACATCAGGTTACCCTCAAGATCTGACAGAACTGCAAGCGTTACGGAAAAACGTCGCTATGGAACTTCTGTGGGTCCAGCAAGCCATAGAGAGTCGTAAATCG